One genomic region from Streptomyces venezuelae encodes:
- the rplU gene encoding 50S ribosomal protein L21 has translation MYAIVRSGGRQHKVAVGDIVEVDKISTAKVGDTVELSTLLVVDGDAVTSDPWVLAGIKVTAEVVDHHKGAKIDILRYKNKTGYRRRQGHRQQYTAIKVTGIPAAAK, from the coding sequence GTGTACGCCATCGTGCGCAGCGGTGGTCGCCAGCACAAGGTTGCTGTCGGCGACATCGTTGAGGTTGACAAGATTTCCACTGCCAAGGTTGGCGACACGGTCGAGCTCTCGACCCTGCTCGTTGTCGACGGCGACGCCGTGACCAGCGACCCGTGGGTCCTGGCCGGTATCAAGGTCACGGCCGAGGTCGTGGACCACCACAAGGGCGCCAAGATCGACATCCTGCGCTACAAGAACAAGACCGGCTACCGCCGTCGCCAGGGTCACCGTCAGCAGTACACGGCGATCAAGGTCACCGGTATCCCCGCGGCTGCGAAGTAA
- the rpmA gene encoding 50S ribosomal protein L27: protein MAHKKGASSTRNGRDSNAQRLGVKRFGGQVVSAGEILVRQRGTHFHPGAGVGRGGDDTLFALLPGSVQFGTHRGRKVVNIVPVA from the coding sequence ATGGCACACAAGAAGGGCGCATCGTCCACCCGGAACGGGCGCGATTCCAACGCTCAGCGGCTCGGCGTGAAGCGCTTCGGCGGTCAGGTCGTTTCCGCTGGTGAGATCCTCGTCCGCCAGCGCGGCACCCACTTCCACCCCGGCGCGGGCGTCGGCCGTGGCGGCGACGACACGCTGTTCGCCCTGCTGCCCGGCTCGGTGCAGTTCGGCACCCACCGTGGCCGCAAGGTCGTGAACATCGTTCCGGTCGCCTGA
- the obgE gene encoding GTPase ObgE → MTTFVDRVELHVAAGNGGHGCASVHREKFKPLGGPDGGNGGRGGDVTLVVDQSVTTLLEYHHSPHRKATNGQPGAGDNRSGKEGQDLVLTVPDGTVVLDKQGNVLADLVGEGTTFVAGQGGRGGLGNAALASARRKAPGFALLGEPGESRDIVLELKTVADVALVGYPSAGKSSLISVLSAAKPKIADYPFTTLVPNLGVVTAGSTVYTIADVPGLIPGASQGRGLGLEFLRHVERCSVLVHVLDTATLESDRDPVSDLDIIEEELRQYGGLEDRPRIVVLNKIDIPDGQDLADMIRPDLEARGYQVYEVSAVARTGLKELSFALAGIVAEARAAKPKEEATRIVITPKAVDDAGFTVTYDEAEDVYRVRGDKPERWVRQTDFNNDEAVGYLADRLNRLGVEDRLMKAGARAGDGVAIGTEDNAVVFDWEPSMMAGAEMLGRRGEDHRLEAPRPAAQRRRDRDAQRDDAQREYDEFDPF, encoded by the coding sequence ATGACCACCTTCGTGGACCGCGTCGAGCTGCACGTCGCCGCGGGTAACGGAGGCCACGGCTGCGCCTCCGTTCACCGGGAGAAGTTCAAGCCGCTCGGCGGACCCGACGGCGGCAACGGCGGTCGCGGCGGCGACGTGACCCTGGTCGTCGACCAGTCGGTCACCACCCTGCTCGAGTACCACCACTCGCCGCACCGCAAGGCCACCAACGGCCAGCCCGGCGCCGGCGACAACCGCTCCGGCAAGGAGGGCCAGGACCTCGTCCTGACCGTGCCGGACGGCACCGTCGTCCTGGACAAGCAGGGCAACGTCCTCGCGGACCTCGTCGGCGAGGGCACCACCTTCGTCGCGGGCCAGGGCGGCCGCGGCGGCCTCGGCAACGCCGCGCTGGCCTCCGCCCGCCGCAAGGCCCCCGGCTTCGCCCTCCTCGGCGAGCCCGGCGAGTCGCGGGACATCGTCCTGGAGCTCAAGACCGTCGCGGACGTGGCCCTCGTCGGCTACCCGAGCGCGGGCAAGTCCTCGCTCATCTCCGTCCTGTCGGCCGCCAAGCCGAAGATCGCGGACTACCCCTTCACGACCCTCGTCCCGAACCTGGGCGTCGTCACCGCCGGCTCGACCGTCTACACGATCGCCGACGTGCCGGGCCTGATCCCGGGCGCCAGCCAGGGCCGCGGCCTGGGCCTGGAGTTCCTGCGCCACGTCGAGCGCTGCTCGGTCCTCGTGCACGTCCTGGACACGGCGACGCTGGAGTCCGACCGCGACCCCGTCTCCGACCTCGACATCATCGAGGAGGAGCTCCGGCAGTACGGCGGCCTCGAGGACCGTCCCCGGATCGTCGTCCTCAACAAGATCGACATCCCGGACGGCCAGGACCTCGCGGACATGATCCGCCCGGACCTGGAGGCCCGCGGCTACCAGGTGTACGAGGTCTCCGCCGTCGCCCGTACGGGACTCAAGGAGCTCTCCTTCGCCCTCGCCGGCATCGTCGCCGAAGCGCGCGCGGCCAAGCCGAAGGAGGAGGCGACCCGGATCGTCATCACCCCCAAGGCCGTCGACGACGCGGGCTTCACCGTCACGTACGACGAGGCCGAGGACGTCTACCGGGTGCGCGGCGACAAGCCCGAGCGCTGGGTCCGCCAGACCGACTTCAACAACGACGAGGCCGTGGGCTACCTGGCCGACCGCCTCAACCGCCTCGGCGTCGAGGACAGGCTGATGAAGGCGGGTGCCCGCGCCGGCGACGGTGTGGCGATCGGCACAGAGGACAACGCGGTCGTCTTCGACTGGGAGCCCTCGATGATGGCGGGCGCCGAGATGCTCGGCCGCCGTGGCGAGGACCACCGTCTGGAGGCCCCGCGTCCGGCGGCGCAGCGCCGCCGCGACCGGGACGCGCAGCGGGACGACGCACAGCGCGAGTACGACGAGTTCGACCCCTTCTAG
- a CDS encoding glycosyltransferase: MVEPPHAARVSVVVIAYNDAEHVGDAIRSALAQGEAVGEVVVVDDASVDATPDVLAGFADEPRVKPLVREDNSGGCGTPRNDGIAAAVHPWVLFLDSDDVLVPGAVDRLLAVAAEERADVVTGLCVRRELPEGRETVWAPSLYDVSRGATLPGTVLDGVEDHPELVLDTLSVNKLYRRDFLNGHAIRFPEGAFHYEDFVFSARVQAAAPRLAVTDVPLYVWHVRRQAANLSISLRQGSVANWEHRVAAHRAVVEVFRKAGRPALAVPAQTKFLDYDLPMYLRELPRRPAAYRADWWTVTRDHVAGFDDAAVAAARAPHRWLHAGITALAAVPEGRELTRFAELAAGRPRLVPPYPRSEDGAPVLAAAPADVPLDGLEELSPAGLPVAVDGVAAVGGSARVTLTVHELYGRVGALHPVSVRVECTERVSGAKLLAEAAPLVPAGDGWTATARIPSGRLVRAGRLASWSFVAVLRYADGSTGRAEIRTPDGFAGRRGVALGRFGRILLVQVVASPRRALTLRLTGGMAGARQVLSGRIRRILARR; this comes from the coding sequence ATGGTCGAGCCACCCCACGCGGCACGGGTCAGTGTCGTCGTCATCGCGTACAACGACGCCGAGCACGTGGGCGACGCGATCCGGTCCGCCCTCGCGCAGGGCGAGGCCGTCGGTGAGGTCGTCGTCGTCGACGACGCCTCCGTGGACGCGACGCCCGACGTGCTGGCCGGCTTCGCCGACGAGCCGCGCGTGAAGCCGCTGGTCCGCGAGGACAACAGCGGCGGCTGCGGCACCCCCCGCAACGACGGCATCGCCGCCGCCGTCCACCCGTGGGTCCTGTTCCTCGACAGCGACGACGTGCTGGTCCCCGGCGCAGTCGACCGGCTCCTCGCCGTCGCGGCCGAGGAGCGCGCGGACGTCGTCACCGGCCTCTGCGTGCGGCGCGAGCTCCCCGAGGGCCGCGAGACCGTCTGGGCGCCCTCGCTGTACGACGTCTCCCGGGGCGCCACCCTCCCCGGCACCGTCCTCGACGGCGTCGAGGACCACCCCGAGCTGGTCCTCGACACCCTCTCCGTCAACAAGCTCTACCGCCGTGACTTCCTGAACGGGCATGCGATCCGCTTCCCCGAGGGCGCCTTCCACTACGAGGACTTCGTCTTCAGCGCCCGCGTCCAGGCCGCGGCCCCCCGGCTCGCCGTCACCGACGTCCCCCTGTACGTCTGGCACGTACGGCGCCAGGCCGCGAACCTGTCGATCTCGCTGCGCCAGGGCTCCGTGGCGAACTGGGAGCACCGGGTCGCCGCGCACCGCGCCGTCGTCGAGGTCTTCCGCAAGGCCGGGCGTCCCGCGCTCGCGGTCCCCGCGCAGACGAAGTTCCTCGACTACGACCTCCCCATGTACCTCCGCGAGCTGCCGCGCCGGCCCGCCGCCTACCGCGCCGACTGGTGGACGGTCACCCGTGACCACGTCGCCGGTTTCGACGACGCGGCGGTCGCCGCCGCCCGGGCGCCGCACCGCTGGCTGCACGCCGGGATCACGGCCCTCGCCGCCGTACCCGAGGGCCGTGAGCTCACCCGCTTCGCGGAGCTCGCCGCCGGCCGGCCGCGGCTCGTCCCTCCGTACCCCCGCTCTGAGGACGGCGCCCCGGTGCTGGCCGCCGCCCCCGCCGACGTACCGCTGGACGGTCTCGAAGAGCTGTCCCCGGCCGGGCTGCCCGTGGCCGTGGACGGTGTCGCCGCCGTCGGCGGCAGCGCCCGGGTGACCCTGACCGTGCACGAGCTGTACGGCCGGGTCGGCGCGCTGCACCCCGTCTCCGTCCGGGTCGAGTGCACCGAGCGCGTCTCGGGCGCGAAGCTCCTCGCCGAGGCCGCCCCGCTGGTCCCCGCCGGCGACGGCTGGACCGCCACCGCGCGGATCCCCAGCGGCCGGCTTGTCCGGGCCGGCCGGCTCGCCTCCTGGTCGTTCGTCGCCGTGCTGCGCTACGCGGACGGCTCGACCGGCCGCGCCGAGATCCGGACCCCGGACGGCTTCGCCGGCCGGCGAGGCGTGGCCCTCGGAAGGTTCGGCCGCATCCTGCTCGTCCAGGTCGTGGCCTCGCCGCGCCGGGCCCTGACCCTCCGGCTCACGGGCGGAATGGCGGGCGCCCGCCAGGTGCTGTCCGGACGTATCAGGAGGATCCTGGCGAGACGCTGA
- a CDS encoding CDP-glycerol glycerophosphotransferase family protein has product MPTTDVPDVSVVVIVYNDEERLPRAVRSVLDQTLNNIEVIIADDCSTDDTERVARALEAADPRVRYARLEQNSGGCSAPRNHGIALARAPFVMFLDSDDELPRHACKSMLLVAEETGVDFVTGEVTRFYEATDTTGLWYPHLFTEQRVVAGIAEAPEYFFDHLSTNKLYRTAFIRDHGLVFPEGIHYEDQLFSAQAYTLAESFAVVPWSVYTWRLAPESVSISSSRHKIQNVRDRIGVARLIDAWLEERGAAGLRAEKDYKFLRHDFRLYLGDLPFRDGEWIAEFAAEVTPYLDEISDETYERLSREERVCLHLLRTGRLEDVAVAARHFGRPQLAPRAVTEVDGVFYWGDVAPADDASRAELDLSEWHLHDQALGSGRLRHELTSVSMLGPVLRLEIRTYDPVGLITSDTEASVKLAAHKTPLSVPLTLVADGAGQYVSKAEVDLRKVPVGKVGVATCRHPVIALEREGARRTDILLAQHDQPDFRATLRYHQFGIHHLRVQAEQKGAGRLEVTWQRSGVLKSLEPLGPYARKTKAKVGKVKKILVGNEGKATAYDAVARLPRKRGLAVFEAVEGRGYADNPRYVYEELKRRNLPIDVIWAYSGSRDSFPDDVKLVKRGSFAYGSALARATYWVDSHNLPYLYTKPKGTRYLQTWHGQTFKAMGFDVPSLRGASEIEKGRFRAAVGRWDALVCPSAEFERTFVPAFEVGAELIRSGYPRNDVLVRWAEPEQRARAAAAREALDIPDGRKVLLYAPTFRDAARRTGQSIRVDFEALAPYLADEWTIVVRAHPYDRFKVDPALGHFLRDGSGFADVNDLMLASDAVLTDYSSLMFDYANTGRPILLYTDDYEDYKGGDRGTYYDLEDIAPGPMLTTTEDLAAAVRDLEGVRERHAQRYTRFQEMFCSYETGQASKLVVDAFFEGGTHD; this is encoded by the coding sequence ATGCCGACCACCGACGTCCCCGATGTGAGCGTCGTCGTCATCGTCTACAACGATGAGGAACGGCTCCCGCGAGCGGTTCGGTCCGTACTCGACCAGACCCTGAACAACATCGAAGTGATCATCGCCGACGACTGCTCGACCGATGACACGGAGCGTGTGGCGCGGGCACTCGAAGCCGCCGACCCGCGCGTGCGGTACGCGCGCCTGGAGCAGAACAGCGGCGGCTGCAGCGCCCCCCGCAACCACGGGATCGCGCTCGCCCGCGCCCCGTTCGTCATGTTCCTCGACAGCGACGACGAACTGCCGCGGCACGCCTGCAAGAGCATGCTGCTCGTCGCCGAGGAGACCGGCGTCGACTTCGTCACCGGTGAGGTGACCCGCTTCTACGAGGCGACCGACACGACGGGCCTGTGGTACCCGCACCTCTTCACCGAGCAGCGGGTCGTGGCCGGCATCGCCGAGGCGCCCGAGTACTTCTTCGACCACCTGTCGACGAACAAGCTCTACCGGACCGCCTTCATCCGGGACCACGGCCTCGTCTTCCCCGAGGGCATCCACTACGAGGACCAGCTGTTCTCCGCGCAGGCGTACACGCTCGCGGAGAGCTTCGCCGTCGTGCCGTGGTCGGTCTACACCTGGCGCCTCGCGCCGGAGAGCGTCTCCATCTCGTCGAGCCGGCACAAGATCCAGAACGTTCGCGACCGCATCGGCGTGGCCCGGCTGATCGACGCCTGGCTGGAGGAGCGCGGCGCGGCCGGGCTCCGGGCGGAGAAGGACTACAAGTTCCTCCGCCACGACTTCCGCCTGTACCTGGGCGATCTTCCCTTCCGCGACGGTGAATGGATCGCGGAGTTCGCCGCCGAGGTCACCCCGTACCTCGACGAGATCTCCGACGAGACCTACGAGCGGCTCTCGCGCGAGGAGCGCGTCTGCCTCCACCTGCTGCGCACCGGCAGGCTGGAGGACGTCGCCGTGGCCGCCCGCCACTTCGGCCGGCCGCAGCTCGCGCCCCGCGCCGTGACCGAGGTGGACGGAGTCTTCTACTGGGGCGACGTCGCCCCGGCCGACGACGCGAGCCGCGCCGAGCTGGACCTCAGCGAGTGGCACCTCCACGACCAGGCCCTCGGCAGCGGCCGCCTGCGGCACGAGCTGACCTCCGTGTCGATGCTCGGCCCGGTCCTGCGCCTGGAGATCCGGACGTACGACCCCGTCGGCCTGATCACCTCGGACACCGAGGCGTCGGTCAAGCTGGCCGCCCACAAGACGCCGCTGAGCGTGCCGCTCACGCTCGTCGCGGACGGCGCGGGACAGTACGTGTCCAAGGCCGAGGTCGACCTCCGCAAGGTCCCCGTCGGCAAGGTCGGGGTGGCGACCTGCCGCCACCCGGTGATCGCCCTGGAGCGCGAGGGCGCCCGGCGCACGGACATCCTGCTGGCCCAGCACGACCAGCCCGACTTCCGCGCCACCCTCCGGTACCACCAGTTCGGCATCCACCACCTGCGCGTCCAGGCCGAGCAGAAGGGCGCGGGGCGTCTCGAGGTGACCTGGCAGCGCTCCGGCGTCCTGAAGTCCCTCGAACCGCTCGGCCCCTACGCCCGCAAGACCAAGGCCAAGGTCGGCAAGGTCAAGAAGATCCTCGTCGGCAACGAGGGCAAGGCGACCGCCTACGACGCCGTCGCCAGGCTCCCGCGCAAGCGCGGCCTGGCCGTCTTCGAGGCGGTGGAGGGCCGCGGCTACGCGGACAACCCCCGCTACGTCTACGAGGAGCTCAAGCGCCGCAACCTCCCGATCGACGTGATCTGGGCCTACTCGGGCAGCCGGGACTCCTTCCCCGACGACGTCAAGCTCGTGAAGCGCGGCAGCTTCGCCTACGGCAGCGCGCTGGCCCGGGCCACGTACTGGGTCGACTCGCACAACCTGCCGTACCTGTACACGAAGCCCAAGGGCACCCGGTACCTCCAGACCTGGCACGGTCAGACCTTCAAGGCCATGGGCTTCGACGTCCCGTCGCTGCGCGGTGCCTCGGAGATCGAGAAGGGGCGCTTCCGTGCCGCCGTCGGCCGCTGGGACGCGCTCGTCTGCCCGAGCGCCGAGTTCGAGCGGACCTTCGTCCCCGCCTTCGAGGTCGGGGCCGAGCTGATCCGCTCCGGCTACCCGCGCAACGACGTGCTCGTGCGCTGGGCCGAGCCGGAGCAGCGGGCCAGGGCGGCCGCCGCCCGTGAGGCCCTGGACATCCCGGACGGCCGCAAGGTGCTGCTCTACGCGCCGACCTTCCGCGACGCGGCCCGCCGCACCGGCCAGTCGATCCGGGTGGACTTCGAGGCGCTGGCCCCGTACCTGGCCGACGAGTGGACGATCGTCGTGCGCGCCCACCCGTACGACCGGTTCAAGGTCGATCCGGCGCTCGGCCACTTCCTCCGCGACGGTTCGGGGTTCGCCGACGTCAACGACCTGATGCTGGCCTCGGACGCGGTCCTCACGGACTACTCGTCACTGATGTTCGACTACGCGAACACCGGTCGCCCGATACTGCTGTACACGGACGACTACGAGGACTACAAGGGCGGTGACCGGGGCACGTACTACGACCTCGAGGACATCGCACCGGGTCCGATGCTGACGACCACCGAGGACCTCGCCGCCGCCGTGCGCGACCTGGAGGGCGTGCGCGAGCGGCACGCCCAGCGCTACACGCGCTTCCAGGAGATGTTCTGCTCGTACGAGACCGGCCAGGCGAGCAAGCTGGTGGTCGATGCTTTTTTCGAAGGCGGCACCCATGACTGA
- a CDS encoding glycosyltransferase, with product MTEASPARNVFFVGVDVDSMGGSQRVLHTLAQGMGERGHRVELIGIRPSAEPFPYNSTRAYRHATLYPPSPEPKPPVRTVGDRLSLARRADARRARAAREHARAEMQRRLSSVQDGYIVFGSPWAADWVMPLEWQHLKGIGQYHESFAQARRSANLGLIRRHYPALEQTLVLSQGDAVEFVNQRVPNVRVMPNPLPFYPDEPAPLDTRKIGAVGRLDPIKRYDRMIEAFARAREGRAGWELHLFGDGPLEQELRMKAEDLGVADQVVLRGTVKDMAAAYRELSVVAISSEREGRPMALAEAAACGVPCVSFDVSGGVRELVDDGVTGTLVPPADVPGLAAAFGELMDDAGMRRRYGAAGREHVARLSLPSVLDRWDSVFAEIER from the coding sequence ATGACTGAGGCCTCCCCTGCCCGCAACGTGTTCTTCGTCGGCGTCGACGTCGACTCGATGGGCGGCTCCCAGCGGGTGCTGCACACCCTCGCCCAGGGCATGGGCGAGCGCGGCCACCGCGTCGAGCTGATCGGCATCCGGCCGAGCGCGGAGCCGTTCCCGTACAACTCCACGCGCGCGTACCGCCACGCGACGCTCTACCCGCCGAGCCCCGAGCCCAAGCCGCCGGTGCGGACGGTCGGCGACCGGCTCAGCCTGGCGCGGCGCGCCGACGCCCGCCGGGCGCGGGCCGCCCGCGAGCACGCCCGCGCGGAGATGCAGCGCAGGCTGTCGTCGGTCCAGGACGGCTACATCGTCTTCGGCTCGCCGTGGGCGGCGGACTGGGTCATGCCGCTGGAGTGGCAGCACCTGAAGGGCATCGGGCAGTACCACGAGTCCTTCGCGCAGGCCCGGCGCAGCGCCAACCTCGGGCTGATCCGCCGGCACTATCCGGCTCTGGAGCAGACCCTGGTCCTCTCCCAGGGCGACGCGGTCGAGTTCGTCAACCAGCGCGTGCCGAACGTCCGGGTCATGCCGAACCCGCTGCCGTTCTACCCGGACGAGCCGGCTCCGCTCGACACCCGCAAGATCGGCGCGGTCGGCCGGCTCGACCCGATCAAGCGGTACGACCGGATGATCGAGGCCTTCGCGCGGGCCCGTGAGGGGCGCGCGGGCTGGGAGCTGCACCTCTTCGGCGACGGCCCGCTGGAGCAGGAGCTGCGGATGAAGGCCGAGGACCTCGGCGTCGCCGACCAGGTCGTCCTGCGCGGCACGGTCAAGGACATGGCGGCCGCCTACCGCGAGCTGTCGGTCGTCGCGATCAGCAGCGAGCGCGAGGGCCGTCCGATGGCCCTGGCCGAGGCCGCCGCGTGCGGCGTGCCGTGCGTGAGCTTCGACGTCTCGGGCGGTGTCCGGGAGCTCGTCGACGACGGTGTCACGGGCACCCTGGTGCCGCCGGCCGACGTGCCCGGGCTGGCCGCCGCGTTCGGCGAGCTCATGGACGACGCCGGGATGCGGCGGCGGTACGGCGCCGCGGGGCGGGAGCACGTCGCGCGGCTGTCGCTGCCGAGCGTCCTCGACCGGTGGGACTCCGTCTTCGCGGAGATAGAGCGCTAG
- the galE gene encoding UDP-glucose 4-epimerase GalE, protein MTWLITGGAGYIGSHVVKAMTEAGERVVVVDDLSTGNPARVPEGVALEKGSVLDRDFLDGVLREHAVKGIVHLAAKKQVGESVEQPLFYYRENVTGLQTILEAAAGAGVKSFLFSSSASVYGMPDVDLVTEDTECLPLSPYGETKLVGEWMARAVGQAHGISTACLRYFNVAGAAAPELADTGVFNLVPMVFERLDAGESPRIFGDDYPTPDGTCIRDYIHVADIASAHLAAARTLAAAGEAGETATLTLNIGRGEGVSVREMVDLINEITGHSAEPLVTPRRPGDPARVVASAERIESELGWKAQHDVRSMISSAWEGWGANRAARTAG, encoded by the coding sequence ATGACCTGGCTCATCACCGGCGGCGCCGGATACATCGGTTCCCACGTCGTCAAAGCAATGACCGAGGCCGGCGAGCGTGTCGTCGTGGTCGACGACCTCAGCACGGGCAACCCGGCGCGCGTCCCCGAGGGCGTCGCGCTCGAGAAGGGCTCGGTCCTGGACCGGGATTTCCTGGACGGGGTGCTGCGCGAGCACGCGGTCAAGGGCATCGTCCACCTGGCGGCCAAGAAGCAGGTCGGCGAGTCGGTCGAGCAGCCGCTGTTCTACTACCGCGAGAACGTGACGGGGCTCCAGACCATCCTGGAGGCCGCCGCCGGCGCCGGGGTGAAGAGCTTCCTCTTCTCCTCCTCCGCCTCCGTCTACGGCATGCCCGACGTGGACCTCGTCACCGAGGACACCGAGTGCCTGCCGCTCAGCCCGTACGGCGAGACCAAGCTCGTCGGCGAGTGGATGGCCCGCGCGGTCGGCCAGGCCCACGGCATCTCCACCGCCTGCCTGCGCTACTTCAACGTGGCGGGCGCCGCGGCCCCCGAGCTCGCCGACACCGGTGTCTTCAACCTGGTGCCGATGGTCTTCGAGCGGCTCGACGCCGGCGAGTCCCCGCGCATCTTCGGTGACGACTACCCGACGCCCGACGGCACCTGCATCCGCGACTACATCCACGTCGCCGACATCGCCTCCGCCCACCTCGCGGCGGCCCGCACGCTCGCCGCGGCGGGCGAGGCCGGCGAGACGGCCACGCTGACCCTGAACATCGGGCGAGGCGAGGGCGTGTCGGTGCGCGAGATGGTCGACCTCATCAACGAGATCACCGGTCACAGCGCCGAGCCCCTGGTCACCCCGCGCCGGCCGGGCGACCCGGCCCGCGTGGTCGCCTCCGCGGAGCGCATCGAGTCGGAGCTCGGCTGGAAGGCGCAGCACGACGTCCGCTCCATGATCAGCTCCGCCTGGGAGGGCTGGGGCGCGAACCGGGCGGCCCGCACGGCCGGCTGA
- a CDS encoding DUF6056 family protein, whose amino-acid sequence MSRTTTPEHGSALTGKSEDEDESGPTERADGMGRALSWTGLVVAAGAGALLSVGAFLGLYVRPTSDDWCALWKARDMGVLGITADFYRTQNGRVTNAFLTGLVYSDDMRGPKLLPALLVVALGAALFLLARAALRALRVPPPSRVLLAAAAALLSALLFFAGTRSYQVLLWAPATISHTLPSVIALWAVLGAVRAARGGRGWERSAAVGAALLLGTALGMLSEPFALVAGVFAVAAGLLCLPRLGWTKDRYASTWCAAACLGLAVGLVLLSTSPGARWRRAQHPPEPLSFSLLRETFRDWWRVWETIGGQWAYAGAAAAGVLLGLWLSRTTRKPAPVAGLPPRRLFRIAVLLPLPLIALASLAVTYGLRTGYGDVGWTYGRTWTSFLLPLLLALCAYGTWGGYRLGLLLRTAGRPAARAAVLVAAGAVAVGSTAALVRPVYDLTTSTVVRATAWDRQNARIRAEVAAGAREVAYRPLLIGGLTEPLFARTYERDWAARCTATYYGVDRIHRP is encoded by the coding sequence GTGAGCAGGACGACCACCCCGGAGCACGGCAGCGCACTGACAGGCAAGAGCGAGGACGAGGACGAGAGCGGGCCCACGGAGCGCGCCGACGGCATGGGGCGGGCACTGTCCTGGACCGGGCTCGTCGTCGCCGCCGGCGCCGGCGCGCTCCTCTCGGTCGGTGCCTTCCTCGGGCTCTACGTCCGCCCCACCTCGGACGACTGGTGCGCCCTGTGGAAGGCCCGGGACATGGGCGTCCTGGGGATCACCGCGGACTTCTACCGCACCCAGAACGGACGCGTCACCAACGCCTTCCTGACCGGCCTGGTCTACTCCGACGACATGCGGGGGCCGAAGCTGCTGCCCGCCCTCCTCGTGGTCGCGCTCGGCGCCGCGCTCTTCCTCCTCGCCCGCGCGGCGCTGCGCGCCCTGCGCGTGCCCCCGCCCTCCCGGGTCCTGCTCGCCGCCGCCGCCGCGCTCCTCTCCGCGCTGCTGTTCTTCGCGGGCACCCGCTCGTACCAGGTACTGCTCTGGGCCCCGGCGACCATCTCCCACACCCTGCCGAGCGTGATCGCCCTCTGGGCCGTGCTCGGCGCCGTCCGCGCGGCCCGCGGCGGGCGCGGGTGGGAGCGGTCGGCGGCGGTCGGCGCGGCGCTGCTCCTCGGGACGGCGCTCGGCATGCTCAGCGAGCCCTTCGCCCTGGTGGCCGGGGTGTTCGCGGTCGCGGCCGGTCTCCTCTGCCTGCCCCGGCTCGGCTGGACGAAGGACCGGTACGCCTCGACCTGGTGCGCGGCGGCCTGCCTGGGCCTCGCCGTCGGCCTCGTCCTGCTCTCCACGTCACCGGGGGCGCGGTGGCGGCGCGCCCAGCATCCCCCGGAGCCGTTGTCGTTCTCGCTCCTGAGAGAAACGTTCCGCGACTGGTGGCGCGTGTGGGAGACGATCGGCGGCCAGTGGGCGTACGCGGGTGCAGCCGCCGCCGGGGTGCTGCTGGGCCTGTGGCTCTCCCGCACGACGCGGAAACCCGCCCCCGTCGCCGGGCTCCCCCCGCGCCGGCTGTTCCGGATCGCGGTGCTGCTGCCGCTGCCGCTGATCGCCCTCGCGAGCCTGGCCGTCACGTACGGGCTGCGCACCGGGTACGGGGACGTGGGCTGGACCTACGGACGCACCTGGACGAGCTTCCTGCTCCCGCTGCTCCTCGCCCTGTGCGCGTACGGCACGTGGGGCGGGTACCGGCTGGGGCTCCTGCTCCGGACGGCCGGACGGCCCGCCGCCCGTGCCGCGGTGCTGGTCGCGGCGGGCGCGGTCGCCGTCGGGAGCACGGCCGCCCTCGTGCGGCCGGTGTACGACCTGACCACGAGCACGGTGGTGCGCGCGACCGCCTGGGACCGGCAGAACGCGCGGATCCGGGCGGAGGTCGCGGCGGGCGCCCGCGAGGTCGCGTACCGGCCGCTCCTCATCGGCGGGCTGACCGAGCCGCTGTTCGCCCGCACGTACGAGCGGGACTGGGCGGCGCGGTGCACGGCCACGTACTACGGCGTGGACCGCATCCACCGCCCCTAG